Within Quercus lobata isolate SW786 chromosome 5, ValleyOak3.0 Primary Assembly, whole genome shotgun sequence, the genomic segment GACACTTTTCAACGTTCATGATTACAAATTATACAGTATCTAATTTTCTATACATAGTTAAGTCGTGCTCAATCACAACATCATGACCTATTGGTGATGTTGTATTTTAAATAATCCCATATTATCACTAAACATagctaataaattaataattgtaTCAACACTCGTATATTAGAAGAGAATTTCTAAATAAAGATTCTTTTGGGTATCATGCATGATATCCCTAGTTGTACCAGAACTGAAAAACTTGTAAACTCAATCTAAGACATAAGATCAAGGTTAATACTTGTTTAACCAAAGAATAATGAGAACTGAAAATGGAGAATTTCTAGAACAAAAGCCCATGTTCTAATGTTTTTAGCACATACACGAACTGCATTTGTCCTAACTAAGGGATGCACATGATTAAGGCATAATAAACATCAAGCTTTAGTTTAATTCTGGGTACAGAATCTAATCTGCATTCTCATATACCTTGCTATTATCAAAACCCAACTAACAAACCTACCATTTATCATATAGTTGCATCGTTAATTGGGTGGGGGAACtttctttataaatataaatttatctaGACCTACAGTATTACTATAACACAGTCCATAACGTGTCACTACGATATATAACATTGTATCAGGTCAGATTGGAATTTCCAATGAATTAGAGGCAATTAATTAACCTAAAGTCTTTCTCCATTTTCAATGTAATCCCAGATCTTACACAAATTGTGACCAATGACCATGAATGTGTTTAGGACTTGGACCATTCATTTGCAATGGATTTAGCTTTCTGGTAATTAGAAAAGGCAAGAGGAGACAGTTTGGGCTCCACAATTCATTGCATGAGGTCCATTTCAGTGTATCagataaaatatttacttacaAAGCGTGGAATAAGAAAGCAAcacttttaattaaaaaataattgtaactGCAAATCAATAtgtttataattaattaagaaGGGAAAATGCTCacaattttatatacaatttttttgaaaaaggggttgccaacttatatatatttaatatttgtgACGTGAACGAACAACGTTACTAAATTTGGTCAGTTGTGACAAGTGAGTCATCCAAgaaattaactttttctttctttggttattttttacttttcacaaTAGCAGCACAGCAGCATAAAATAAATGACAATTGACAATGACTTGAAATCAAAGATATCATTTTggtttgctcaaaaaaaaaaaagccatcaTTTTGGGTCACGACTCAGGAAGCATTTTTCCGCTATTGTTGAATTTAAACCACGACTTTAGTCTTCATATTCGTATAGATACCATGCACAGCACTTTCACTGTTATTACAAGCTAGTCTACATGAAATACATACGGAAAATGAGTAAAAAAGTTTAATTGGGAGAAGAAGAATATGCCCAATGGAAAATGAATGGCAATTAAAGAGAAGACAGCAAATTTGGAACACTAGAAAGCACCTGTGGAAATAAACTGTTTCTCCAGAAGATGCATATAATACTTCTCCAAATTAATTTCACAAATGATCGattcaatataaaataaagacaacatatatataaattttgtgacattttcaaatcatttcatttcatATATACCTTGATAAAGTATGCAATGTTGCctctgttttgaaacttgattatctaaaaatcaagtttcaatataaaactcgatttttgaaCAGTCGAGTTATAGCGAAatgaaacttataaaaaaaaaaaattttgtggaacttgagttccacttGAATATTTTCAAGGAATGAGCTCGAGTTCCACACTAGAAACTCAAGTTCCttaatggaactcgagtttcacaaaccatttttttttttttttttttttagtttcatttcATTATAActtgattgtccaaaaatcgagttttacatttgaaactcgatttttagaaaatcgagtttcaaaacagtgACATATTCCTAAATAATTTCAGACAGGAGGCATTTTGCTGAAAAGTTTGTGAGAAATGggtattttgccattttggccTTGAACCAACTTAATTTGGGTGTAGATtcccctaaaaaataataattataatttggaTGTAGATCTGGAAGTCTAAAATATGCTAAAAAGGAAAGTAAATTACACAAACTTTTCTTAAAGTTTAACAAATTGACACACCTCCAATTGTTTCAAAAGACAAAAATCATCTCTTAACGTTTTTGTTAAgggtaaattataaaaacctgctttaaaatttgaggaaaaaatatTACTCTATCCCAAACTTAAAGGGAAATTGACACTCAGTCCCCTTTAGAATTTGGGAAAATCAAAACATTAgttctttcattaataatagtaatagaatatttcaaaatttgaaaatattatcttAACTAAACTATAACCATGATTTGGTGGTTGATAAttatatttaaccaaaaaaactttcattaatcATGGTTAGGGTTTGGTCAAGGAAATCTTTacaaaatttggaatttgatgTTGTTGTTATTAAAAGACTAACTATTGTGTTGATTTTCTCAAATCTTAAGATTTGGGGTTTTGTGTCATCAATTGtgattttaggaattttttctaAGATGGTtaataagaaacttaaattatacaaaatttcattaaaaaaaaaaaaaaaagaactgcaTAAATtgaccaaaaagaaaatcacaaatacataaaattttacaatttccttttatattttaaaattgttgtatGGTAGTCTTATTACCAATACTGCAAACTacatttctttcaaattttagttcaataaaaaaaaaaattagggttttttccttatatttgaAAGGTTCATTGTTAAGgggaccaaaatttaattttgttgggttgaaaaaaatttagatagtcaaaaattttttaagggtagacaaatcataaaatttatatttattttccaaGTCAGGTGGTCTTATGACCACCCTACCTCCAACATAGAGTCGCTCTTGAGTGTCATTCCCATAAACGTCAAACCTTAAGGAAGGATTGTGTAATctacccttttatttttatttttatttgttttgtggtACGAGATATAATTCTACTACAATCtaatataagtttatatgtaAAACTTTCTTTTGAACACTTGAACCCCAGTCCTTACTCATAGTTGTAAAGTGAACATCACACCAATGGTACACAGTGGTAAATTTTCCTTTTACAATGCTCAAAAATTCATGTCCTTACTTCTTTAACAGAATCTTATATTCTTGGAAAAGGTCCCTACACATTTATACAAACTTTGACACATTGTCATGCTTCTACAATGCTCAAGTGGAAAGTGTGATTGCATTCATTGCTTAGGtagaaaactttttaaaatataataatatgcTAGGAAACTCAACATGTGATTGGGCATgaaattatttgttatattcATACATTCatacaaattttaagtaaagtATCATTGATTTGGAATATTTTAGTTgagttttattttgtgaaacCATAAAGGAGGTTGGTGTAATTtgctataataataaaaaatgataatccTACCCTAATGATTCAAAATATTCAACTTTAATTTCTTACCCGCTTTAGTTGCTACAACCTTTTTGTAAACATTGTGATATAGTTTCTGGTAAGTGAAAGCAACAAACAATGCATAGAcatttgtccaaaaaaaaaaaacaaaaacctcttACATACAGGTTGTCTTGCACTACATGAAGTGAACTAAAGTTTGCAGTGGGTCTAaactctaaagtctaaactgAGACCTAACATATAGTGATAGTCCATGTGATTATGTTAAAAGCATCTCATTTAGTTACAccttataaacaaaaaataagaatggTCTCAACTCATTGGAAGCTTGCCTGTCTTATCAAATCAAGAAAGTGACAGAGCATGATGATGAGAAATAGAGATATCATAAGCTCGTGTGTTGCTAAATTTCCAATTGTCCTATATTGATATTTGGAAGGAAAAAGTACCAATGATATTGCCTTATAAATTTCTTGTTTTCACATCTTCGGCTAAACCATAAAGGCCATATAGCTGTCCCAAACTACTTGCTCTCCCATGCATGTGATGGAGTTGCTCTTGCAAAGCAACTTCGATGAATACGAATGTAAGTGTGTGCAAATAAAGATAATATCTTtaacaaaattagaaaattggGACCACTAAGTGATATTTATTGAAAGGGTTGCGTTAGCTCCATTATATGAAAGACTCACTATATAATCAAGTTTCAAAGAGTAGTACAATTTGGTTAAGAATCACCTCTATTATGGCGAAGTCACGGGTTTAGATACTTCACTTGCTCAATAGTATTAAGACCACATTCACTTGCTCTCAAATGtagtagtttttcttctttctccttcTAACACTTTGAGGAATTAGATAATACTATCAAATACTTGTAGATGGGAatgaatgaatatatatatattagaagtATATAACCACAATTATAGTCAATTCATTTCAAAATAGAGTAGTTTGTGTTGCGTTTGCTATATGAGGTCATTATTGTGTATGTGATGTGTTTGTTGTCCAAACACACTTTTCAAAACCAATtgaatttttcctttaatttaacAGAAAATACTAATGGATGTTGTAATAACATGTTCATTATGAAAAGATAAGAGGCATTGCtatgtttaaaactaaaaggtGGACATCGCAACTACCCCATACTAAAATGGGGAAAAAGTACAATTTCTCCCTGTATATGGATTAGATCAATGACCCAAAATGTTGTTCATTCCTCCTTCAGCTAAAAATGAAGAAGTATACACATTGTGTAAGGGGTCGTTGACACATTTGCAATTGTactaatattttgtaaaaaagatAAGGAGTTAATTTATAACATACTCATTGAAATAATAGTTGAATTTATTGCATACGGAGAAATGCATGATTTGTTTGTATAAAATAGACAAGCatcttttaaattaattcttgggaatggattttatggatttattgcattatttaaaaattataaagaaataatagTTGAATTATTAAATCTATCATTTCTTAATAGTTCAAGTTTTGAGGACAAATAGTAATTTACTATGATATTAAAGCAAGTGATCCTAATGTTGAATAATGTCTTGATTCtatttcacatttaaaaataaaaaatttcatgttttaGACCTCACGTATTGAGCAAAAGTTTAGGATAATAGTTAAATGGTTAAATCCATaatttcctaatagcttaaacACGAACAAGTCATAATTTATCTCTAATAAATGTATTTTCTTCCTTCTAATTCATCAttccaattctttcttttttctttatctaaattaaaagaatgtgtttcaattagctcaattgataaagtctttTATGGTGGAATAAGAGATTTGGCATTTGAACCCTATttataccaaaaaccaattgaagttgtagtttgatgataaagagaaaTTGCTATGAAGCTTATGGTGGAATAAGAGATTTGGTGTTTGAACCCTATTTATACCAAAAACCAACTAAAgttttagtttgatgataaagaaaaatcGTTATGAAGCAGAtgtcaaaaattgaaatttttattatttaaataattaaaaataaattatttaaaaaacaaaccatcatcaaaagaaatttcttgGAAATGCGGGAGGCCTAGGACATTATGCATGTATCCCATGAAAGACGAAAACTAGCTAATACTTTTGGGTTCTCATTAACGGGTGCTtttatgacatttatttatagaaaattttaagaaagttttaataccacttttataaaaattatattaaaaaaaaaaactaccataaaaaatcttttctcataaaatatttttgaaaatatttactAAACTAATGCTCTTACAATATCAGTTAACTTTTCCTATACTTAGtctatatttttataagttaaacatactttctctctctttgttctaattataaattaattggttaGTATATTTGAAATAAATGATCATCTCTTTTTTATAACAATCTTaactaaccatttttttttttttttaataatgaaggGAAAGTTACAATTGtatcaattttaatatatatatatatatatatatattagaattcaattttactttttaaattatcaattgtgtcaatttaatcccttaagttttgaaaatatccTCCCCCACTTCTTTCTAGGAATCGTGTGATTTGTGTTATTTATAAATCAAGTTTGACTAAATCCTTATTGATAAAAGACGTAAGAATTTGAAACAAGCATGATTTGTATGATTTTTGTAATAAACTTTGATGACAAGTGTAttgatttcattaaaaaaaaaaaaaaaaagtggggaaTATTGATAACATCATATCTTTTTCAAAAGCTTCATGGATTAAAGTgacataattaatattttgaatcaaaaaatatatttttattgtgtgTATTTAATGTTCGCTGTTTATAATTCTAGTCTATAACTATAAATGTTAAACCCTTTTGTAATTGTACTTtgattatgtaatgtattattaACCcagtttaaaacactaatattattatttttctgcGTATcttaataagtattactgtttactaaagaaaaaagagttacaatttttttataaatacatatttatttgttttttgcaaaagacttcataattttattgatactttatgttatttttaacattaaaattaGGATTTAAGTCTCCTCTTAATTAACTATcgaattttaaaagaaaatttcaatttatgatatTTAACATCaacacgagagagagagagagagagaaaagaaaatttcaatttatgatatAGAGAATGCACATCATTATACTTGAAAATACTGAAAATTTACTTGACTCGTAAGACTGTAGGACCTGCTATAGCCAGTTTTTTGTCCCCCTAAACCGCGTTCGGAGTGGCAATAAAAACAGGCACGTGGCAGTAGCCGATATTCATTCAGGGAAAAATAGAATAGTTAATGAGAAAGAGACCCGAACCCGACAAACCAACATAACCACATGGTTGTCTCCGTGTGGGACCCACATAccgaaattttttaaaaagtaaaaaaataaataaaaatttggtaGGCACATGGACTTTCGCGTTAATGTTGACTTGTACTTTAAAGAACCCCGGGAACATGTGGGTCCCACACTCCCCTACTCTACTCTacgctttctttctttcctctcAGCTTCTGTACTGTACACACAGTCACACACGAACACAAGAGTTTGTTTCCTGTGTAATTACTAGGTTGATACCCCTCTATCTTCACCCGTGTCTTGTGGGACCCACGTGTGAGGTGTGGTTTATGTCATTTTACATCTCCTCTCTTCCACGCTTGGGTGTAGTCCAGATTTGATGTAATTctacactctctctctcttatattttGCTGAATGACTGATTGATTGATGTCATTTCCAGGTTGATGTTTTTGGGTCCGATATGTTTAATGCTTGTGTAAGACGCACTCCATACATATTTggcatatataaaataattttccgTCATTTACACGTGGATTCACTTGACACGCCAATCTCACtccctacaatttttttttttttttttttctccctacaATTTCTCTTCACGTGGTAATGTGATTTATCAATCAACCATTCTTTAGTCCCTAAAATGATTGGATATTTGGGAGAATTAAGACTCTCGACTTGATTTCCACCCTTTAAATTGCCTTTTTTGAagtatttcattaataaatgttaatttgtttgtAGACATGGAGTGTGTGTAAAGTGTGAGCTGGCTTTGGAGTTTAgttaaagattttatttatattaaccAACTATCTAATGATATTGTAAAATGACTAAATAGTGCTTGATTTCATTATAACAATATTGTAGatgtttttagaaattaaaggagaatttgaaaaaaaaaaatcgttatgAAGGGGCTTCCAATTGAATAATGTTATATACAAGataaattttcataattgtttttttctcacaCCTTGTTGAAGTGCTTAATTTATGAATGGTTCATTTTTATAGGAATCATCATTGATATAATCTTTATTGTAAATTATTCATAACCTATCATCTCAACAATTCTAAAATATATTGCGGAACTTgtaattatattattgtttctATTTCTTCCCATTTGGTACACAATTTAATGCTTAAGcatttagtataattttttaaattttgtcaatAAAAAACGTTTTCTTTAACTATAAATAACTGGAATAGATCTTTGGATTAAACCCGACAATAagagaaataagagagaaaatgaaaaatgggTATGTTTGCTAATtttaaaacctttaaaaaatatatattatcataaCCACactttaatcaatttttatatatataaaaaattcaatagaaaacaaaataaatttgtgtcAAACGGAAGTCAAATACTATTGACAACAACCATTATCACCTAGAATTATGAAAAGaacagattaaaaaataaaaagtgaacacttttgtttttaagaagaataaaaattgaacttgaCAACGGCTATCACTTTTTTTGCCACACGGAAGCCAAATACTATGACAACAACCGTTTTCCCCTATCATGAAAAGAATACATTAAAAAAGAgctcactatatatatatatatacatatagctAACTTTTGAATCTTAACACTTCATGCTGACACAATGAAAACGTAAAATAAACCTTTTTAATATGGATCAAGATCAAATTTGAAGTTAAAAACAGGTATTATCGCTATAAATCTATGGGCAAGTTCGGATCAGCCtttagtttttaattaattttgtgtaCGGCTTTAATaagttaatttttaattttttttaaaagtacaaatatattttaacatgCTTTCAATAAATCTCTTTcaactttaaccaaaaaaaaaaaaaaaaaaaacctctttcaaCGGAATGTTAGATGAATTGTACCAAACGGGCATGTTTTGAAAATTCAGAGTACTGCACAGGCACAATGTTTTCCCCAAAGTATTAAAAGTAAAAACCTCAAAAAACATATGAAACAGAGTGGACCCGGGCCGACCATGGGCCCAAACTTTCGAACAATGACATCAAATACACACGGTTCCGTCAAACACTGCCACCTACGTGGGCGAATCACAATCGCTCTTCTATTTACACGTGTCATCCTGCCACTGGCTCAATCATTTTGCCGGCCAGATTCTCCtcttatcaaattatatatagagCACACAGCCAAACATGTTTAGTCacattatttttgcttttgggtCTCAAAAACtttagtctaaaaaaaaaaagcataaagaaGAGTACTAGGGagacttgttttttttttattgtagcACTATTGACAAAATGTCACCGGAAAATAGAAACTACTTGCCGGAATCCGATGTCATCGGCCTGAATTTGAAGGAGACGGAGCTGACCTTAGGGATGCCGGGTGAGACACGTGTAACGACCGATACCGGTGTAAAGTTCGGCACTAAACGTGGGTTTTCAGAGACCATCGATCTTAACCTTGGTAGATCAAACGTTAAATGTCATGATAAAGTTTGTGATGATGAGTTGGAGAATGATGTGTTGGGTGGTGCAACAAAATCTCTCACAGCAAAGTAAGATTTCCAAACCATTCAACTTATCTTAGGTTAATGAGCTCATGTATTACATATTTCTATGGTAAAAAATTCATGCATATATCATTACATAGTAAGGTGACGTTGAGAGAATGATTATATACTCATGTTTATTTTTCTAGATCTTGGAAAttcaaatactattttttttttcctgataaaCAAAGATCTGggatttgtttactattttgaAATCTTTTCGTACTTTGATGAGTCAAACTaacttaacttttatttttgaaagtgaggaatatatttaaattcatgTTGCATGTctacctacattttttttttttcaaagcacaagtaataaaattttgtaatcttATTTATTTGCAGGGCACAACTAGTTGGGTGGCCACCTGTGAGAGCATCAAGGAAGAACGTAATGAAGAGCTGCAAGTTCATAAAGGTGGCTGTGGATGGAGCTCCATATCTAAGAAAGGTTGATCTAGAAATGTACAATAGCTATCAGCAGCTGTTGAGTGCTCTAGAGGATATGTTCTCTTGTTTGACAATTCGTACGTACCTAGATCCTTGTTTCTATATTCTGTTTATGCACCATAATTATCGTATTTCAATATTAAGCATGTATAATTTTGTGTCTAATTTGgtctttttgttgttgattttgatttaggTAATTATTTGAGTGAGAAGAAGCTTATGGACCCTGCAAATGGCGTGGAATATGTTGCTACTTATGAGGATAGAGATGGTGACTGGATGTTAGTTGGGGATGTACCATGGAAGTGAGTTTCCAAGCCTACCCTTGTAAAACATTgaataatttgaattgttttaatTAACCTTATTAGTTTTGTTTAAGAAGaataaatgattaattataCTTATTAAtcctttcattctttttattttcagaaTGTTTGTTGAATCATGCAAGAGGGTAAGATTGATGAAAAGCTCGGAGGCAATTGGACTAGgtaatttttctatttcttgcTTGAGGCtaacttatttttctattttatcatATTAATGACCATAcaatattcattttcttttatttatttatttatttttttttgtgttggtgCAGCTCCAAGGACACCACAAAAATGTTCAAGCACAGCTTAGAAAAAGCCTTTCACAAGCATCCTTGGAATGATACAATTTCATGTACATGTACAGAGGCTTTTGCTTTCGCTTTTTTTAGTTGGAAGAGTTTTGATTAATTAGGTAGATAAAGTTTAGTAGAGAAATAAGAGAGGCTTGCCTGTAATTATCTACAAGTTGCATCTGTAGTACTAGTGCAATGGATGCTGTGGGCTTTTTTCTCACCTTTTTTGGGTCTGTAAGTTTTTGATAGTGAATATTAGAGAGTTGGATTGTAATACTTTTCACACACTCTATATCTATATTTGATTTATAtgagtttttaatttaatagttaatGTAATTTAAATGAACATGAACTCAGATCCCCATGATTAAATTTAACAAATgaaaaagatcaagaaaaaaaaaggtgaaaatattgtaattatttgatgaaaattaaaaataatcacagcTAAGGCACATGAGCAGATAGCACTTGATTTATGTTTAGCTTTTATATATGGATCTAACAAGATCAACTATACCTAATCCAGAAGTTGTATTTATTTTGTAGCTTTTATAGTCCAATCTAATAATGAccatactttctttttctttttctttttttttttcttttaatggatGAATAATGAGATGTTTTCAACTCATTATTTGACATTAAAAAGTTGCATTGGGATGTTGAGTCAGTAAACCAATAGGGGACAcaatcaaaatatgaattcatcAATGACAGACCATGTGTTCTTTGGATTGGAGCTTTGAGTTGTTTATAAAATCAGTGATTTATTcagaatatttaaaatatatatatatatatatatatatatatttgtattttatggGCACGAActtaatctaataaaaagttaaagcAAAATTTATTCACGGAACATAATGATGTTCTACAGTTAATTTTGCTACAgccaaggaaaaaaattgtaaggaaattTACCAGAGGAATTAAAATCCATGCCTGCTTCCTGGCTATGGTGCTTTGATGAAGTAGATCTGTGATACTGTGTGGTGCCCTTCACAAGTACATAGTCTATTAATGATAAATTCCAATTCAATTACTCTAGGTACCCCATCAATCATGAAAGATAACAGGGtcattcttttttccttttttctttgctGAATTATTGGATATGCCTGATTTTCTTCACAATCTGTCTCTATACCTGAACCAATTTTGAGAAACACACTGAAACATGAATGAGTGCAAGCTTAGGTAGCATGATGTACAACAGAGCCCTTCTATTAATGAGTATCTGGTGCAAATGATggtaaattttatgaaaaagttAATGCGGTGAGTGATACTAACACAATGCCATTCAAGACCTTTGTATAGGGTATGATCCTAGTGAAGATCTCACTAATGAGGTCTGCTGTATGATAAATTATCATTAGTCCGGACACTTGTGTTGTGGTGcatgatttttcttgatatgtTGGAAAAATCATGGAGTGCTTGTAATAATGCTTCCTTCAATCCACCGAATTTTCTCAGCTGGAAAGTTCCAATTAAAGTGTCATCACAGAGTATTTGTTTTGACTCTGGCTGATGCAATTCCATCAATCTCTAGAGATTACAAATTGAGAGACTAATGGTCATAGAAAGTAATTCAAGGCCCATTTGTACTAGGTAGTTCTGAGTAAAAACCTTAGGAGGCAACAATGTGATGCTGGTTGGGCTTAAGG encodes:
- the LOC115988806 gene encoding auxin-responsive protein IAA17-like; translated protein: MSPENRNYLPESDVIGLNLKETELTLGMPGETRVTTDTGVKFGTKRGFSETIDLNLGRSNVKCHDKVCDDELENDVLGGATKSLTAKAQLVGWPPVRASRKNVMKSCKFIKVAVDGAPYLRKVDLEMYNSYQQLLSALEDMFSCLTIRNYLSEKKLMDPANGVEYVATYEDRDGDWMLVGDVPWKMFVESCKRVRLMKSSEAIGLAPRTPQKCSSTA